The nucleotide sequence TAAGATATTATTTTCATCATTATCCATCATTATATTAGCGTCCCTACCTACAACGGAGAATAGTTTCTAATGGCGCAAGGACTCCCCCTAGAGGAGAAGAGTCGCCTTTAAAAACTAAAACTTTAAACGTACTAAGCGTATATCCATCCCTTATCGAATCGAAGTGGATCAATAATCCGCCTAGCAACATGAACTGAGCAACGGCCAGCCTGGTATCGTTGAGAGCATAAACAATCACGAATAAACCCAATTTACTTCTCCAAAAGTCACCAGGACCTGACTCACCAGCAGAACTTGAAGAGGATCTTCTCAAAGACCAGAACGGGCCCTGTGCTGCCCAGAATGGTGAGAGGTTGACCCGCAAACAAAGAGTAGGTCACGCCCGTCAGGGACGCTCCAAACAGAGATTCAATGGCGCTCTGCGACAGACACACACGAAGGACGCCTCGGAATGATGATGTCACCACGTGCAAAGCCTTAAATGGACCGCTACGTTGTGATTCACGCTTCTTACAATGTTTCCTTGGGTGGCTTCTCCTAGCAGGCCTCCGAATGTGATGACGGGAGACATGCAGGCACAGTAGAGGAAGAGGACGGATGCCAAACACTGCAGGCTGAGGCCATCTGTCAGGTCACTGAGCAGAAAAGGTGCCTTTCTCTTAACGTCCGCGACCAGACCTCCAAATAACCTGACACGCACAAATGTACAGAATTTGTCATTCGTCAGTACTCTACCTTTCTATGAGTATTAAGTATGTGGAAAAAAGGTGAAAACTACTTTATACGCAAGCTAGCCACGTGTGACTAACACGGCTAAGCGCTAACCTTCCCGTTCTCTGGAGCTCTGGGCCAACGACATGCTCCGCCTCCTTGATGATGCCCGAGGTGTGGACGGAGCCATTCGAGGCACAGGGAGTCTTCCGCTTCTCCTGCGGATGCAATTTTGGTGTTGCTAGCTTTAGCATTAGCACCCAGCTAACTTGAAACCCCCAACAGATGGATTGAAATCTTTCTTTGAAATCAGAACCCTGGTTTGAAACAACTAAACTTTAACTCTTGCTCAACTTAAAATCTCTCACTCTGTTATCAAAGACAACCGTATAGAAGTAAAACAGTTGTcattgttagcattagcatttagcCTGCGTGTCCACAAACCTGAGAGGGGATGTTCTTGGGCGGTTCGATGCGAATGCTGGGGTCCCACTCGCCCGGCGGGAGCACGGTCACTTGATCCAGGAACTCGTCCAGTCCTGCCAGGAGATCTTTGCGGTCCTTGGCCTTGTAGGCCACGTTGTGGAAGATCTTGAGGATAGCCGCGCAAACATTTTAAAGACTGCTTCTAAGTCACGTGAGCTTCTAACCTCACACCTCGTCCGTCATCAGCGTGGCCATGGAACGCCCCACCTCGTGGTACTGCGGACCTTTTCCGAACGGACCaagcaggaggaagaggaaccTGATTGGCAGAGGTGCAAAGTCACATTATACATTGGTTGGTCAAATATAACGAACCTGGTCAATGGAGCATAATTACCGAATTCAAGTCATGGGACCTTCTGCCCAAAAGGAGAGCGAGCTCACCTGGTGGGCACGGGCACCTGGGTGAGTCCAGAGAGGAGCACGGCGGGAGACAGGCGAACGAAGGCAATGATGGGCTTCTCGAGGAAGTCCACTTCGCCCACCAGCACGTTGGAGGCTTCGGCATCTGCTGGAATCTTTCTCATGAAGTTCATGTCCACCTGAAACGCACGGGAACGCGCCACTATATAGATCACTGTAATCCTTTTTTGGTGCAAAGAGGTCTTTCACCTTGCTGAAGTCCACCGCGCTGTTTTCACGACTACCGGCGTTGAAGTCACCTCCCACCCCCTCGGCGGCGTTCAGGTTCCCAGGAGCCGACTGAGGGGACGCTAGAAGACCTGCTGGAAGTGGAAGAAGCTTCACATCACTCTAGGTGGTCCTCATCAAGCGGTCCCGTAGTCTGTCCGGAGCGCTCACCATTGTGTTCCAGCAGATGAGGGTCCGAATATTTCTTGCCCATGTCAGCGAGGGATCGCACCAGCGGGATGCGCTTGCTCAGCCTCTTCTCGTTCTGATGGTGGTGGCGTTTTAAGATGGCTTCCCTCACCTTGTCTTGGACGTGATCTTCCAGCTGACCGGACGCCAGCATGGTGTCAATCACCATGTCTGTAAAACATCTCAAATTGTTCCTCAAAAGGTTCTACTCAGGTGTTGGTGCTCACCCCCATATTTGCAATTCGGCTTTAGAATCGAGCAACTTCAGAACACCTCGTCAGCCACGAGTGCatggacaacaacaacaaaatggtgtactgacctgcGATCTGCTCAATCCCGTTGGCGCGCATGTCGAGTATCACGGCGCCGTTCATGATACACGAGCGCAACTCAAACAGGCTGTGCAGGGACAGGGTGGCCACGTAAGGTTTACTCCAACGCTCGCCGCCGTCCTCCACATCCTCCTCAAACTTCAACCACCTGCCCACACACAAGAGAAGTCTCGTTCAAGATGGCTGACAGAAAGcagcacggcggcggcggcggcggccttgcCTTGCCGTCTCCTTCCACTCCACGACTTCTCCGTTCCTGAGAGCAAGCTCGTCCAGCTCGGTGAAGAGTTGATGCGGGACATGTtcctcgtcgtcgtcctccGTGCCTAAGATGAACTGTACCCGCTGTGACGGTGTGTCTAGAGAGCGggagagcaatttttttttttttttttttttaataatgtcaTTGTTTTTATACTAGCAAAAAAGTCATTTGGAATCTACCGTAAGAAGGCGACTCGCAGACATCTTCATGCGGGCGAACCTGCCTCCGCCGCTCGTGTCGGTGTCCCCGGTGGCGGTGGCGCCGTCGGCCCAAAGGGACGTGAATGCCAACGTAGAGCTCCCTGTGACCTGACCGACAAACATGACCGATGTGTCAAAATAGAATGCTTCATCCTGATTGTGAACAACACAAGCGTCAGACACTCACTCTCCAGCTCCTCCGCCTCAAAGTTGGTGAAAAGGGTGGAGCTTGTGTTCCCTCGGTCCAGCACTGCTTCCTCCGCCTGAAACATCCACACACATAATCAATTCATTTCAGAAagttaaaacaataataattggACCACTTTTTCTCAAAGAGGCCAGtccatgaaacaaaaaaacattgcggTGTAAATGATGGACAACATCATTCTTCTGCAAGGATGAATGGAAGGAACTTGTAAACAACAGCAGTGGTCCACAAAAGAAGAATAGAAACATCCGTCACATATTCTCCTTTGGTCATCTTAGGTTTaaaatcaatttcatttttttaatatatatcagACGCTTCAGCAGGGGTAAAAAACAAATGATAGAAATCACGTCATCGTGACGATGACGTAGATATGGCGCAAGCCGAATGCAAGGTAAATACAGATGTCGTTTGCGTGTTTCACAACACGGCAAAGTTAAGGCgcgaccgttttttttttttaaagcaacttTTTAGAaaacctgcattttttttttttttttttttttgctgcgatTTCGGAACTACCGAGGTGCGCGCGAGCCGAGTTCACTTCCTGGAAAGGAAGTCAAATTAAGCACAATAAATTTGTTGTTTAAAGTTGATCATTCAAGTTTCTCCCCGCACGCTTTGCTTTCTCGTCATTGGCGCATCTCCGACGGGATGAACAACAATTTGCCGTCGCCACCAACTCACTTACCGATGTTAGCAGCGGTCTCATCTGCTCGCTCGCGTCTTGTGACATTTTAAAAGTTTCACTATCGAAGGTGATAAAGGTCCACACGTTGCTTCTTCCCTCCTCGCAGCCTCACGGACTGTCTGTATCGAGACCAGGTTCAAGAAACGCCCCCCCTGGTTCGAGTGTCTCGACATCACTGAAGCGACCATCCATTTTGTTTCCCTTAGTAAAGTTGATCAAAACGAATGAAATATCGAACGTAAACCTGTTATTTTCAttcacaaaataaaagcagaacGAAAATGAACTGACAACAAATTAATAGTGATTATTAtgtttagattaaaaaaaactgtaatTGTGGAAatgttattcatttttttttccccaattaaTCTCATGTTAACTTTGGGCATTTCTGTTATTGTTGTCATCTGtgcagagacttttttttttgccacttgccaaatacataaacaaatatacAATACAAATGTCAGGGCCCACGTGAGAACATATAAGCGCAAAAAGAAAGCGCGGCCCAGATTCGAACTCAGAACCTCAGAAGTGTGAGCCAGATTTGCTAAGCACCAATCTGCTCATGAATGGGAAAGATGTTATAAAACCTTGAATGTACTCACATtgtcataaaatcaacaatCACCGACGTGACCGATGCAGTTTGGCTGTTTGAAGTGCTTATCTATGATTAGCACCTTCATTTTTAATGCTCCCCCCGCTGCTTTGCTGATTCTATCTGCACGCACGCGCCATTGTTGTGTGCACAAAGCTGCTTCACAACCTCTCACTTGATCTTCATCATAACACGGCAACAAAGCACACAATAACCGGCTCGGCTTCAAAGATCAAGTCTCACAGCGGCCAGATGTGACCTCTAGTTTGACTCTACACGTGAATATGTTCGTGGAAAACTACAATATTGCATTCATAGTCAATTCATTCGATTCAATTGAAATGGTTTTAGAAGATGCTTTAAGCCGTCTTGAATATTGAGTCAACATCGATGCCATGCAAATATCCTGCTTTGACTGACAAACGTACATGCATCTCTGTAAGAGTGGCACAGACGACACGGCTAAAGAGAAGGTAAGACCACAATGTGGCCCTTGGCGctttttaaacaggaagtgtGACAGGAAACTGCAGATCAAACTAATATTAAAGGGAACAAAATAACTATTCATGAGTGCAGTATTGTGAAGTAATCATTAGTTACGAGCTCCAGGGTTTGAAATCTGgttctggcatttcatttctgcAATGTCTTTATGTCCTTTCCTGTGCTAGTTGTTAGCATATTAGCTTCATTCGAGAAAAAGAATTGGGACAAAGCTGGCACACAAACAGCAAAAGTATAATTCATTACGAATGGATtacaagaaaaaataataatgcaaaaaaaaccccactttGTGGTCTTTGTAGCAAATGTATCACTGAAAGTCATTGTTTTGGCTCAGGATGCTGGCTAAGGGCCACCTGTATTTTGCAGTACTGCTTTTTCTGCTGAAGAGGGCGACAGAAACAAGTGAGTTCAATGCGTTGCTATGGCAAATAATGTGTTGATTTGATTCTCAAGCAATAGTTTGCATGTACCTTGGGCTCTGTTTCCAGGATGCACCTCTGGTTCCAACTTCTTGGTGGTCTTTCCAGAAAACATTGCCTACTTTTACCCTGAGGAACCTCATAACCAGCTGCATGTGACGGCTTTGCACGATAACACAAAGGTCACAGTGGCGATCCGTCAACAAACCCATACGGAGATTCTGGTCAAGGCACAGACGCGGCGCTTCTTCTCCTATGGAACCACTGAGCTCGGGCGAGAGAATGTTTCTGACAAGGTTCTTCGGGTGAGCAGCACCCGCCAGGTCACTGTCCAGGTTGTCAGCGTCAAGGCGGGCAGCGTGCAGAGTGCTCGAGTTCTTCCCGTGGATGCGCTTGGCACCGAGTACCTCGTCCCGCGGGTTCCCGAAAACCAGAACACCACCCAACCCCCTGATGTGGTTTGCGCCTACATGACCGAGTTCGCCCCCTTTAGGCTCATTGTGGTTAACGCAGAGAAAGTCAATACAGTCAGCCTGGAAGGAGACAACATTACCAAGGAAGTGGAGCTGGAGCCTCACCACGCCGCTCAGTTCTGGCTGGGCGGCAACGAGGTCTGGAGAGTGGTGAGGGCGAAGCACCCGGTGGCGGTTCTCTTCGGGCACCCGTGTGCCGCCACACTAAACTGCGGCTGCTCCATGCTCTACGTCACACTAAACCCCAAACCACATGGCAAGATGGCCTTCTTGGTCCCACCTCTGCTGTCCCAAGCCTCAGAGGACCAAACTGCTCTCCTTCTGTCCCAGGTACCACCTGAACCTACATACTCTTTACCCAAGTTGAAGTACATGTGTAGATCTACAGCACCCCCTCCTGACTATTATGTATACCGTTGCCTCAGGAGGACGCTTCCTCGGTGGACTCCTCGTATCCAGGCTGGCCTCTATTGGAGCTCTCCGGTATCGCCGTCCTCCACCGGCCTGGCCTGCTCCTGCCACTCATCCCTCAGTCGGAGTTGGCCTCATGCTACGTGGTCAATGCCATACCGGACGTGTATAACTTTGCCGTCATTCTGGTCCACAAGGACCTGGCCACGGGGGTCCGTGTAGGGAGTAGCCCACTGGAAGACCCCACCTGGCTAACGCTTACGGGGACAGACTATGTCTCCACGGTGGTAACGCTCAGCCTGGACAGCGCGATCTGGCACACCTCGGACAAGATGGCCGTCTACTATATAGGACAAAAGGGGGGCGTCCTTTTTGGGAACCCGGCGCCCGCCATCAGTCAAACCTCAGGTGTGAACAGCATTAGCTCTAACATAAACACTCTCATAAACAATTTAAACTCTCATACGCTTCTCCGCACTAGATTACAGAGGCTGCGTCTTGTCGCCTGACGTTTGGGAAATCGGTTCTGAGGCTCTGGGCTGGCAGGAGTCCATCAAGTTCTGCAGAGACCGGAATCTCCGTTTGGTCAGCTTGTCCTCTCTCCAACTCATGGAACAAGTGCAGGTCAGAGTCCGGCAGGGGTATACCGGGGATAGCGTCCCGAGGCGGGCTTGGATCGGCTTGCGTCGTAGCACATTGACTGGCGCCTGGTACTGGATTGACAGGGCGCCGTTTACAGTCAGCAACTGGCAGGGGGGCAAGCCCGAGGACACTCATGGGGGTCATTGTGGAACCATTAATCTAGAGCCAAGTCAGGACTTTGGTTGGAGCCATGAGGACTGTTGTCAAGATGTCCATCCCATCTGCTACCGAGAACCACAACTCTTTACCACGCAGTAGATTGAGCATGGCTAACGTTGAGTGTGGCTAGCTAACACTTGAGTTAGCTCTACTGCTGTGAGCTCATGCTATTGATAATATAGTGTCATAGTGTTTGTAATCT is from Syngnathus scovelli strain Florida chromosome 9, RoL_Ssco_1.2, whole genome shotgun sequence and encodes:
- the LOC125974653 gene encoding IgGFc-binding protein-like, coding for MPCKYPALTDKRTCISVRVAQTTRLKRRMLAKGHLYFAVLLFLLKRATETRCTSGSNFLVVFPENIAYFYPEEPHNQLHVTALHDNTKVTVAIRQQTHTEILVKAQTRRFFSYGTTELGRENVSDKVLRVSSTRQVTVQVVSVKAGSVQSARVLPVDALGTEYLVPRVPENQNTTQPPDVVCAYMTEFAPFRLIVVNAEKVNTVSLEGDNITKEVELEPHHAAQFWLGGNEVWRVVRAKHPVAVLFGHPCAATLNCGCSMLYVTLNPKPHGKMAFLVPPLLSQASEDQTALLLSQEDASSVDSSYPGWPLLELSGIAVLHRPGLLLPLIPQSELASCYVVNAIPDVYNFAVILVHKDLATGVRVGSSPLEDPTWLTLTGTDYVSTVVTLSLDSAIWHTSDKMAVYYIGQKGGVLFGNPAPAISQTSDYRGCVLSPDVWEIGSEALGWQESIKFCRDRNLRLVSLSSLQLMEQVQVRVRQGYTGDSVPRRAWIGLRRSTLTGAWYWIDRAPFTVSNWQGGKPEDTHGGHCGTINLEPSQDFGWSHEDCCQDVHPICYREPQLFTTQ